TAGCTGCAGGAACCATGACTGCCGTTGCCGATACTTCCAAACCTTTACACCATCATATAAGACACACCGGCAAACCGGACAAACAGACCTTGCATCCGGAATGTAGAAAATATTTGGAACGTCGTGCCGCATGGTACCGGCTGAAGGGCGACAGGCAAGAATTGCGTGAAAACAGAAAGGCAAGCAAAGCATTTCGCACCCTGCCTTACGCGGAACAAAAAATCCAATGTCAGGCTGCTTATGAGGCTTTCGATGATTTTGACAAAGGCAGATTCAGACGCTGACCTGTATAAAGTATATTCCTTATCATGATTTCAGACGGCATCATCCAAGTCGCTGACAATGATTGTACGGATACTTTCTTCGATTTTATCTTTTAATGCATAACGGTCTTCACTTTCCGCCGCGTCCGATACACAAATAAAATCAACTTTTATCGTCAGTTTTTTCA
Above is a window of Neisseria sp. Marseille-Q6792 DNA encoding:
- a CDS encoding stress response protein produces the protein MTIQKIITILLSAILAAGTMTAVADTSKPLHHHIRHTGKPDKQTLHPECRKYLERRAAWYRLKGDRQELRENRKASKAFRTLPYAEQKIQCQAAYEAFDDFDKGRFRR